The genomic interval AGAACTCACGATCTGGTCGAAAAGCTATGTCGTTGTCTGAGTCAAACCTCTACAGATAGTGAATATCCTGGAGTCAGATACGGTCGTCAACTAGAAACCCTACGTGATAAGCTTGCCGGACTGTCAGATGCTGTAAGTAATCAACACAATGATGTTAAGATTACAATACTCACCCACCCCGAATAATTGCTTCTAGGTCAACAAAGGAAGTCCGCCTATCTCCGCTTCTATTCCTCTGCCTCCGCCTCCTTCGGTCCCGCCTTCCATGCCTCATGATTGGCAAGGAAGGGACAGTCATCCACAACCAGGACAACAAGATCGTTTCGTGccaaataatcaaatacCACCGATGCGGCAAGAACAGCCGCAAACTGCGACTTTGAATGGACAATATAATACTCCGGCCAATTGGCGCCCCACGGAGCAGTTTCCTACTGCTCAGTCTGCCTACCACCTATACCCGGATGCTAGAGCGCCGGTCATACCTCAGCCACAGCCACCCGCCTTCGTTTCCTCTCAGAATCCACAGTTCACCGCGCCGTACTTCCAGCAACCGATGACGGATATAGGTGTTCCTTCATCGGGTCCTGAGGTGAATTATGGAGCGAATTCTGCATTTGGTTCTACTGACAACTGGTTTGGCTTCGTTGGGTTGGGAAATAATTGGCAAGGTAATAATATGGCTCCACAAACAGCCGAAGTGGCGCCAAAGGGCGGCTTGGATTTGGGTGATTTCTGGATGCAGGTCGGACCCGGGGAGGTGAGCGACTGTCGAACGAGAACGTTGTTACTCTGCTGATTTCCCATACAGGCTCAAGGTGGTTTCCCCTTCCGCTGAACGCCCATTTGGCCTATCTTTTCCCAATGTCATACCCACAATCTTTTAAACGCATCTCGCAGGTCCCGTAATTCAATTCGAATCGAATCATTAGTATATATAGTTAGATCCCATTGTGTCCTAGGACACCGCCTTCCATTTTTGCGTGTATCAGTGAGCTGTCCAACCATGCATTCTTACTGGTACATGGATACAACATATGTTTTCTTTTGGCGAATTATTGAGGCGCAGCTTTGGTTACTTTTTTAGGTCTTTCACCAAAAATCCTTGTACCAACCCTAACACTGCTACTACCTTCCTTTACAGCTTGAACGAAATCTGCACTCATACCCATActtaattctaattcattcTCTTTCGGTGCATTCTCAATACCTTTCTCTTGTAATATTCTTGCTAATTCTTTTCTCGACGATTTGAGAGTTTCAAAATCTGGATTCGGTTTCGATGTATCGTGACTTGCATCGAATGAACCAATTGTCATCAATCCTAATAAATTCAATCCTGGACAATTTTGAATTACATGCATAGCCAAATCAATTACTTCGcttgatttatctgaagatacAGGAGGTAACCCAGATTTGGaatcttcagatgatgtgttgatttgaatatatatgtttaATTTCGATTTACGTGTTTCGGGTAATGATTTCTGCAATAAGTCTGCAACTTTGGTAGATGAGAGGGTTTCGAGAACGTGTAAATTTGGCACAGCTAAGGCGAGCGAGTTCTCATCTGATCAGCGGGTATACTCGTTTGCAAGAGGATATATGTAGACGATATCAAGATATACTTACATCCAGCAAGTTTCGATTTATTACTTTGCAAAGACCCGACAAAATGCCATTTGATGTCATCAGGAAGCTGGGAACGGAATTGAGCCAAAGCACTGATCCAATCAATGTTCAGCAAAGAACTCACCGCTTCAGCCTTGTCTACCATCTCTTGGATGTAGTTCTCCCCAAAGTGCCTGTAGCCCGCATCGTACAACGCTTTGATATCGGATGCAGGTTTGAGTTTGGATATGGCGACCAAGCGGGGCTGTACATATCAATGGTAAGCTATCTCCGTGACATAGATCTGTAGGAGGTTCACCGACCTTTGATCCACTTGATGAAGcagcttgatcaacttcagcttGTACAGACTCGATATTCTCTTTTAACTCTTCAGCTCGGTCAGAGGTGTACTCAAGTGAGGTGGGGGATGACATTTTTGCGTAATAACGGATTGCTGGGAGATTTGATCGGAAGAAAGTGATTCTTGAACTTGTTACTGGTCGTAAATACGTGAGCATCGAAGTTTGCAATATGAAAGCAAAACGATATATTTATGAAAATGTCCGCGATATATATTGCTCAGGATGGTCTGAACGATCGATGACTTCACTGGGACTAAGATACCGTACTTAAATCAGTACTACTAGTAGCGTAGTATACGTTATTACGTTACCGCGTAATCCAATTTATCACGTGATATTCAGCTACAAGACGAAGGGTCGAAACGCAAATCGCCCTTTTCATTCGACTTTGCCAATTTCAGTTTCAAATATTCCACTTGATAAATCTTGCGAGCACCATAGACTTTAGAGGGCATTCGCATACATCGTCTAATACCTATAATCCCTATCAGACAGCACAGTATCTCCACActatcataatcatcaatcaaccaatAATGGCGTTCCCAACCGCTTGTTCTGCTCTTGCAGTTTTTGCAAGGCCGACTGTATCCAATGCCGTAGCCTCATCTTCTCGTTACTTGAGGTGAGTGTCACCCATCATGTTCAATTAGTCCTGTGATATCATATAATAGGAGTCTGACATATATTCCTGAAATTCAGTACTTCTGTCCCTAGACCGGCTTCTGCACCAGTGACAACAACAGCAGATATCCCAGAAGATGCAGAATCAGCGCTTCCTGTACCATTttccaaaatcaacaaataccTATCATTTCCACCTGTCAAACTACATAAACCTATCCATGGAGTTCATGTAGCAACATTACATTTACAATCATATCAAACATACAATTTAGATTTAACAACACAATTCGCTGTACATTCTGCACATTCATTGAATATTCCAACAACATTACctgcttttttaccttcgGAAAAATCTTTATACACCGTATTGAAATCTCCTTTTGTTAAAAAGAAAGCTCAAGAAaattttgaaagaaaaaCTTTCAAAAGAGCTATAAAAGTCTATGATTCTTCgaaagattcaattgatttatggTTAAGATATTTGAGACAGAATGGTTTACCTGGTGTTGGTATGAAAGCTTATATTCATGAATACGTTGAACAAGGTTTCGGtaaaaaagaacaagaacaattaCAGACTCAACAAGATCAAACACCTAATATaagtgaaaagaaaattcaagatgCTGCGCAAGATTTGGTAAAAgctttatctgaagaaggtagtGAATCGAGTGGTCAGATTAAAGCCGTTTCGGACAAGCAAGATGCAAATAGTAAAGAAACCGTCGAAAAAGCTGTTCAAGAGAAATTGGAGAAAGCTTAGATAGATCGTATATGCCTTAGACTAAATAGTATGTTTCAATATTACAGCATATGATGCATTAACACAGTAACATCTATACAACACTAAAATTGTGTAAAACCAGCTTATCCGTCCCGGACCTAAATATAAtgttctttttcatataGTACATCTTTCTTGCTATGACTATGTTAAACCACCTTCGTCTTCCTCCAAAGCCTTCTTGATTCTCAATAAAACACCAGTTTTCCAATTATCCAACTTTGTGACTTGATCGTACTGGTATACAGCAGCGGTATATCTCTCTACATCTGCTTGTTCACATGAGTCCATCAATTCGTGAGCGAATTTAGCTTCTCTGGTTGAAGGGAATGTAACGTCTTTTTGAGCGAAGGTTTCGAGAAGTCTTTGGGTAGTCACGAGATCCTGTATGAGGAAGCAAGTTAGCTGTCGGTACTCACTTGTGTACCATTAGGTAGGACTTACACCCATAGCCATAGAGCATAAAGCTGCACGTAACCAGTATTCCTTGACGGAGTATTTCGTTAAAGCACTAGTCAAAGACCAGTCCGCTACAGTTTGGTACAACTCCATTGAACGTTGGTAATCTTGTAAATCGGCTGATAATTCAGCAGCTTGTTGATAACACTGGTTTGCGGTACTAGGAGATTGTATGGGCTGTCAGATAGAGCTTCAATATTTCATGAACTGCCAATCCACTCACGCATTGGCATCTTCCTGCTTGTACCAATCGCCTGCTCTGACGAAACTATCCCTAGCTTTAGATATGTCTAAACCATCTTGAGCATATATAGCGGCAATCTAAGACTTTGTGTTAGTCGATTATAGTGATACTGTGAAAAAACGAAGCCTACCTCTTTCTCCCTGTCGGCAGCTTGACGGAAATGACCTGAGTTTACTAAAAGCTTTATACATTGATGAAGAGCAGTGACGGCAGCTATACGAGAGGACTACATTCAGTTTCTTATGATGCAGACGATAAAGAGTTGATATAGATTCCCATAACGGTACGCACCTTCTGGATCAGACTTTTTATAACTCTTGGCAGCATTGTGAAAAGCGTTCATAGCGTCGTTATTTTCGTTAGCCTGTTGTCGACATGCTGCTTCTCTGTTTGAGAatgatatgttatatgtTAGCTTGAAGGGCTCTTACAGCTACAACAATTCCTGCAGCTGACCTTTCAAAAGCTTGACCCGATTCTCTCCAGCGTTTTTCTACTTTGAATGCATTAGCTGCTTGAGCAAATAAATCACCAGCCTCCTCCCATTTCGAGCTTGAACTCCCAAACCATCCAACTGAGGAAGACGACTTCTTCTCTGCTTTAGCCAAGTAATCTTCTGCTTGTGATTTTCCCATGATGTTGAATTGTAGTAATCAAACTATATTGTTGTTCAGAACAAGACAGCGGATTTGTAGATGAATCAAGCAGCTACTCCATCTATCCTTGGCAAGTATGTACTGATTCACTATCTAGACGTGTTATTCCAGATGTAATGACGTCTCAAGTATCAAGCATGATATCGATATGGGTGGCAATATCCACTAGAACTAGAATAAGCGGGAATATTCGGTGAATTGTGCTTATTCAGCAACGTGGCTCATCTTATCACTCCTCGTAAACATACCATTATTGCCACCTGAAATGTTGAAAAcataaaagatatatatatatattattgattgatctacCGACATTAACTTGATAActcattcatcaacaaagacAACCACAAAAACAGCCAAGAGTACTGTATCCTATCACAAGTCCTATCAGCAACGCCGTGCTCTCTCGAATCATACTAAATACTCAGAGGCTGTAACAGAACtagaaatcatcaaaaatggCCTCTCATTTAGCTAATATCTTGTAAGTCATAACCATTATTTCCTTGGTTAACGAATATTGTGACATGCTGACAATTACATCGTGATCAGCGGTACTGAACAGGATCGGGTGAATTGTTCTTTCTATTTGAAAATAGGAGCATGTAGACATGGTGAAAGATGTTCAAGGTGAGTTCCTGGCGTGTTCAATCAATATTCAGGCTTATAGTTAAATTAACATTTCCTTTTCGTTAGAAAACATATAAAACCCCAATTCTCCCAGACAATACTCCTTCCTAACGTATACAACAACCCAGGGCATACACCAGAAGGCCAGCAGATGTCACCTGAACAATTACAAGCTAATTTTGATACATTCTACGAGGATTTCTACATGTGAGTAATTCTTGCACACGCATATACAAATATAACATAGCTGATTAATCCGTGTCTGCCTACAATAGTGAATTAGCAAAATATGGACACTTATTAGAAATGCACGTTTGTGATAACGTTGGTGATCACTTATTAGGAAATGTCTATGCTAGATATGAATGGGAAGCAGAAGCAGCAAAAGCAGTTCAAGCTTTAAATGATAGATGGTATGCTATGAGACCATTACATGCGGAATTAAGCCCAGTAACGGATTTTAGAGAAAGTTGTTGTAGACAAAATGAAATGGGTGAATGTAAACGTGAAGGGTAAGTTTTGATTCCTTCTAACATACTCGCGAATTAGAATATATATGCTAATTTTGTTGTATACTTTCAGTTTCTGTAACTTCATGCACTTGTGTCATCCAAGTAGGCCATTGGTCAGATCGTTGGATGCTTCACAGCGGTTAtcgagaagaaagaaaactGAGAATGGCGGTGAGACGactgaaaatggtggtaTGGGTTGGGTACCTGGAGGTGATTCAAGAGATGATGGTCCAGGTGGTTGGCAACCAAGAGGtagagaagatggtgatttaggttgGGTACCAGGTAGAAGGGATTAGATTGTAAAACTACATGGAATAGGATGTAATGATTTTAGAGATTTGTTGAAGAGAACAAGGTGTTATAAGTGTAACGTTAAATATGTATGACAGTAGCGATTACTCAATGAGGATCAAccatttatcattatatgaTCATTATAAGATGCATTGTTCATTATTTCATGATGTTTGATTTCGTTTTAACAATAGTGAACTGGATTCGGAGGTGACACAACAAAATACGTATGATATATACAAGTTTACCACACGAGACATCATAGCCAAAggaaaaggtttagaaaaCGACATCGAGgacagcatcttcatctacttcatccGTATCCATCATGTCTGACGGTGGAAGAGcagatgaggaagaagctcTGGTATGCTTACCGGTTTCTTCATCAGAGGATGATGTGGCTGaaccaccattatcatcttcgCTATCTGCTTCACTCTCGTCTTCTTCGGCTCCATCGTCACTGTCACTTCCCTCTCCAGAAATATCTTCACTCGaatcttcttcgtcctccCCTTCGCCATCTGAAATCAATCCAGGACTACCTTGATCGAATTCGATGAAGTTGTCCTGTTCATCAAATCCTCCCTCGCCTTGCTTCTGTACGATgtcttcagcttcaaccaCTTCAGGTCTTCTGGTTTCTGCTCTAACGACATGTTGTAATCCACATTTACCATTCTTACTACATGTACCTTTTTCTCTAAACTCTTGGCATTCCCAAACATGTAAATTCTCACATGAACCAGGTTCTTTACCACACCACCCAATTCTAGCAAAATCATCACAGACAGGCGCATCCGCTGACACTTTGATGTGGGGATAAGGACAATTGGGTTTTGAACAGGTGGATGTCGATTGAAATCGTACACAAGATGGTGTGTTAtgtgttgaaggtgtatgtGATAGTGGACACGACGAACCAAGAGTACAGCTACCTCGTAGGAAACGAGAACAGATGGTAACTTTGTTTGGATCGTGAATATGAGGACAGGTTAAGCCGAAATTACA from Kwoniella dendrophila CBS 6074 chromosome 9, complete sequence carries:
- a CDS encoding YggS family pyridoxal phosphate enzyme; the protein is MSSPTSLEYTSDRAEELKENIESVQAEVDQAASSSGSKPRLVAISKLKPASDIKALYDAGYRHFGENYIQEMVDKAEALPDDIKWHFVGSLQSNKSKLAGSVPNLHVLETLSSTKVADLLQKSLPETRKSKLNIYIQINTSSEDSKSGLPPVSSDKSSEVIDLAMHVIQNCPGLNLLGLMTIGSFDASHDTSKPNPDFETLKSSRKELARILQEKGIENAPKENELELSMGMSADFVQAVKEGSSSVRVGTRIFGERPKKVTKAAPQ
- a CDS encoding ribosomal protein S10 — encoded protein: MAFPTACSALAVFARPTVSNAVASSSRYLSTSVPRPASAPVTTTADIPEDAESALPVPFSKINKYLSFPPVKLHKPIHGVHVATLHLQSYQTYNLDLTTQFAVHSAHSLNIPTTLPAFLPSEKSLYTVLKSPFVKKKAQENFERKTFKRAIKVYDSSKDSIDLWLRYLRQNGLPGVGMKAYIHEYVEQGFGKKEQEQLQTQQDQTPNISEKKIQDAAQDLVKALSEEGSESSGQIKAVSDKQDANSKETVEKAVQEKLEKA